In Leptospira sp. WS58.C1, a single genomic region encodes these proteins:
- a CDS encoding PurA ssDNA and RNA-binding domain protein produces MDPEILTEKVATQNKKFLVDLKRNENGYYLKVSEWSNSKKSSIFIPAEGVGRMIEVLRKFQNLIQDGDITDIPPSRN; encoded by the coding sequence TTGGACCCCGAAATCCTAACGGAGAAGGTCGCAACCCAGAACAAAAAGTTTCTGGTAGATCTAAAACGGAACGAGAACGGATACTATTTAAAAGTTTCCGAATGGTCCAATAGTAAAAAATCTTCCATATTCATTCCGGCAGAAGGTGTCGGAAGGATGATCGAGGTATTGCGTAAGTTCCAAAACCTGATACAGGATGGGGATATTACGGACATCCCTCCCTCTCGGAATTAG